One genomic region from Paramicrobacterium agarici encodes:
- a CDS encoding Sec-independent protein translocase TatB yields MFGLTADKIIIIAVIAVFLLGPERVPMYAAKLAQLVKNVRNMARDAKTRVRDEMGEDFDDVDWQKLDPRQYDPRRIIREALLEDDEPAKPVISPAAKEPKPASRQQMLESGKEVMAPPFDAEAT; encoded by the coding sequence GTGTTCGGTTTGACGGCAGACAAGATCATCATCATCGCTGTCATTGCCGTGTTCCTGCTCGGGCCAGAGCGCGTTCCCATGTATGCAGCGAAACTCGCGCAACTGGTCAAGAACGTGCGCAATATGGCACGGGACGCCAAGACCCGCGTGCGCGACGAAATGGGCGAAGATTTCGACGACGTCGATTGGCAGAAGCTCGATCCGCGGCAGTACGATCCGCGACGCATCATTCGCGAAGCGCTCCTCGAAGACGACGAGCCAGCCAAGCCCGTGATTTCTCCCGCTGCGAAGGAGCCGAAGCCCGCGTCGCGCCAGCAGATGCTCGAGTCGGGCAAAGAGGTGATGGCGCCGCCGTTCGATGCGGAGGCCACCTGA